The region AAATGGATACCGAAACCTGATCCTAGGGGGGAAGTGTGTGGTAACTCGTCAACACTCGCCAACACTCGACAACATATCAATTCATCACAGTATGCCAATCAAATGATTCCAGACATAGTAGACATTGTATCCCCTATATATACGGTGTATTTGTTAGACTAAgattcattcaaatatatggATTCAAACTGAAAGCATCTTGCCTTTTCGTTCCCCatagtttcttaaagtttcttaaagttttttaaggaaacttttctagaaactttaagaaacttcagaaacattttcgaaactttcaaaaacttgagaaacaatttccgtaaaataggccctgctctTTAGACCACCTTTTAAATTCAACACGAAAAAGTTGAAACacagcatgtttggtatcgttggaaaggTGAGACTCTAGGCTAACTCAGCAATactcagagcaaaaaaaattgacctaGGTCCCAAACATAGAAAAATTCGTCTATCTCAAAATTTTGACGTACACTTGATTTTAATATTATGTGATTCTTAATCACGGGGCTGCCCTCTACtaatattaataataaaatttcatgtgCCCGACATAGGTATGGacattttcaagctcaccgtgtatTTCGTACTCtaccaaaattttttacaaatatttatcaGATAATAGCAGAAAAACAATATTATGTGGTTTTTCTACTAATTATACTCTTTTaatcataaaatataaaatttggaaaaaaaatggtcgaaAATGCGTTTTTGGTGAGTCGTCAAAGTTCGTCGAccatgaaatgaatgaatctTGAACTTGCAAATTCTTAAATCGATAAACAAACATATTCGATTATTGCTTAAATTCTTGGAAATGTTATAGGCAatccaaaaaagaaaagtctTGAAAATCGTCTCTAACGTGTTTGTGGCTTAAGTGGTTGCTTGGCCTAAAATGGATGCAAATGAATCAACTATGAAAATTCTACAATCGCTAAATCAAACTGGTGTGCAttcgttattttgcaccagctggtcacatacaattccaaatgggaccagctgttgcaaaataacgtatgcacaccagttcgtttTAGCGATTGTAGAATTTTCTATTAGTCGATTCCTTTTCCTACTATTGACTATATTGACGTATTATTGCATTAGTTTCACTAAAGAGTTGACAACATCACACCCACACCCATATATGGCAACAGCAAAATAATCGCCAATAGAAACAGTTGGTACAGAATTTGCAGTTTTCAACACCATTTCCATTAGCCAATCTAGAAACTAGCGATAGAAATCTACCAAAACCACAGCAAGTGCGACATTCTTTTGCAAAGTACTAAATATGTTGTAAGCAAGCGTATGTCTTTCGCACAACCAAAATCTGCACAAAAACCCAGGCTGTACTtagaattgaccaaggaatccgaaacagcaaaaaaaacgtttgaaatcaatagattaaaaatactttgatcgatagaAGTAGTAGACCCGAAGGAGCCAGTAACAATACTGGTTAAATGCTTGCAACAGGTGAAGATGTACCTTTTCGACGAAACGGTAAGTTAGAAATGGTTTTCGAAAAGATGATTGACAAACATCTGCATGAAGTACTTAAAAGGGCAATGACAAGTGTGCAGTTTATATGTACAAGCACAGTAACACTTAAATTACTCGACATAAATGTAAGTTTTAAAGATTTCAGGCAGATGGCCCGTTTTGCATCTATTACTATCTTTTACTCGCTTTTGCTcttatcttctttttttggtcATTGATAAACGCATTACCTGATTGGTACTATCATTCAGTTAATGTTAACACGTCGAAGGAAAATGATGAGAAATTTTATACTTTGTTTCGGGTGCATAGTGCTTCTGGGTCTAATTGGAGAAATCCATTCAGCAAGGTTACAAATAAAGACAACGAAGCAAGTTGAGTGCACGACTAAATCAAAGCACGGCGACACATTAAGAATTCATTATCGggtaaaattaaacaaaaaaaaaaacgttgttcaATCATTGAAGATataactttaaatttttttgttcatttctcATTTCCAGGGAACTttagaaaatggaaatgaatttGATAGTAGCTATAAACGTGGCCAACCatttgtgttcaaaattgGCTTTGGAAATGTAAGTAGCACATTTGAACGAACGGTTAATTCTCTGAATATGAAGTGTTTCAGAGTTAAAGATAAGATTAAATAATTCGTATGAGCTGAAAGTGTAGATTCGTGATTTATGTTTTCAGAGTCTGAAGTAAAATTGACAAGACATTAAAATTATCACATATGTTTAAACGTTGCTACCTACTTAATACTGCaattctaaacaaaatttaaaactcGGTACGGTAAGGTATCCCTGATCTGAGCCTGAATTTCAACTCGAGCTATGAATATGTGAATCTGGTCTGACTTCAATCTACCTGAGATCTGAAGATCGGTAAAAGTTCAGGTAAATTAGGTCAGATTTCAGGAATACctgaaaaaaaaccaaatataCCTGAAATCTGACCTGATTTACCTGAACTTTTACTGATcttcagatttcaggtaaattcagATTCATTTCTAATGTTATTCAGGTAATCTCAgcttcaggtttcaggtcggCTTGACCTGTTCCGAACCGTATTAAAACTTTGAACTAAAATATCTCAAATATCTAAccagtaaaaaaaagattttatatgTCCCAAGACTGACATTATGAATCAGCTCGGTAAGggagtttgggtttatctttgcatcgacacataaaaaatgatatgcacctatgtATAGTATTTATTACATTCATTGATCTAGAATAACTTTTTACTCTCAATcaaaggtaatcaaaggttGGGATCAAGGATTACTGGATATGTGTGAAGGTGAAAAACGACGACTCACCATTCCACCAGAATTGGCCTACGGAGAAACTGGCTTTGAAGGCTTAATTAAGCCCGGTGCAACAATAATCTTTGACACCGAATTGATACAAATTAACGGACGTGACGAACTTTAAAAGTTTATAATGTAAGGAAATGAAAGAGACAATTAAAGCACTGTTCGTGCCCCAGAAAGCATTAAATGGaatgtttttttctcgcatcaattactcttaaaaaattaaaaatcccGCAGGAAAGTATTTTTTTCCACGTGCCATACCAAGACAAAGTTTTAAGGTACCATATATGTTTCGAAACTCATTTGCAGTCAATTTCCTTAGCAGAGGTTCGATATCCCGGTTATATTTTTCTTACCAGCCGTTACACATTATCTACATACCCAGGTTTTCAAACAATTCAACGAACTAAGTGCTTTTATTATCATGCAATTACACAATACGGTCAATGGGTCAATGACTGTTGACAAAACAAGTAAACCAAATGAAAGCAACGGTACACAACTTCATCGTAAACGAACCAAATGAGACCAAAGATGGACTAGAATTGGGCtcgtcgtcatcatcatctttAGCTATTGGACCCAAGTCTGGAGCATCAGAGAATACAATTTGCGTTCCAACTTCGTATTGCTCGAAAATCGTTATCTGGGGGGACGCATGTAATACAGACGTCAATTCAGCTCAATctcaaattattcaaataatttcgtaCCTGATTTTCCCCGGTACGCAGTAGCGGTGCTGGAATGTAAAGTGTCTGTTGTGGACCAACTTTCCAGTATCGCCCAATGTTGAAGCCATTCACGAATACTACTCCCTTATGCCAATCTCTCATGTCGATGAATGTATCGGCAGGGCTACCAGTTATAGTTAGAGTGGATTGAACCAAGCACGGTGCTTTCAAGCTGTCCATGCTAACCACATTTCTCCAACCTTGTAGTCTACAGAGGAGGCAATTTAGTCGTACTGAATTACATCGATATCGTCTCGACTTACCCTCGTACCCAATCCCCAGTGAATTCTAAAGCAATGTGTTCAATGTCTGTTACCTGCTCTCCATTAAGTTCGATCTTAGAGCCTTTCACTGCTGATAGCCCTTTCTGGTGATAGATGTCATCTCCTTGGAACCAATTAGATCGAGCTATTATTTCGATCATAAGGTCAAGTGTATGCTCGCCATTCGCACTAACGTCCAAAGCAATCTCTCGGTCATTGTTCCTCCAGTAAGCAGGCTTAGCGCTTGTAAAGCCAGTGTCAACAAGATTGTCGTCAATTAGCAGTTGGGCGACATCTTGTGGTTTTGAAGCCTATAATCAGCAATCGGACATTGAACTCAAAagcatcaaattttgttgactgTTCCAGTTGTGCTCACTTTGTAAATGTCACCGTTGCTGACATTGACCACCTTCCTGTAAATTATATATCCAAAGCTCTGACCGCTATTGTTGTTGATGGGCAACTGTTCCATTGATACCGCATTCGTAAGTTGGATCCTACTGTTAGGTGGTACCCTTTCAACGATGTCACTGTAGGTCAAATACCTCTGTGGAGTCAGAGTGGAATATGCAGTTTTTGTGCTCTCGGAAGGTCGGTTTGGTCGACGAAGCTTTgggttttcatatttttctattaATGCTGCCGCTAGGTCATACTTCTTTGTATAATCACCAGCCTCACTGAGAGGTGCATCGTAATCTTAGAATTAAAAATTGCAAGTCATTGTTTTGAGTCAGTCTACATTCGGTAAAAAGACTCTACCGTAGCTCGTAATATCAGCGTTTGCTACAGGAAATTCACCACTCCAATCACTGCTTCCGCCAGCTGTAAAGCCAAAGTTAGTACCACCATGAAAAACGTAAAAGTTCACAGAGCCATTGTATTTGTCGAAGAGAATCTCCAAGTTGTCGTGAAATTCTGTGCAGAAGTGGACAAGGATCAaggataaatttaaaaagattGCATCAAGCAGAGGACGTTACGCTTAGAAGGATTAGTCCCTTGCTCCTCTTGCAACCAAAGAGTGAACCACCCAGTCCAGTACTCCATTGCCATGACAGGTTTGTCTGGCTGTACCTTCACCAAATCAGCTAAAATTGAATCcggattttctttgaaatttgctGTTTGCAATAACCCTGGCAAAGAACCCTCGCTAGGCGAAAAATAATTGTCCGATGTAAAATACAAACAGTCAAGGCCATTGTCGATAAAGGCTTGGCGAATAAACTCCAAATACGCTGAACTTTTCGGGTAAAATGAGTTGTACTCGTTTTCAATCTAAGAATCATAAAGTGAAACATTTTCGTACAAATAATGTTTAATTGACCGTATACTTGAGCAGCTATGATTGAACCTCCTCGTGTGAATTGCAGATCAACGAGTTGACTGAGAAGTCCATCGATGTACAACTTTACCCGTTGCAGGAATGGTTCGTAGTTGGTACGAACTCTCATGTCCGGATCTCTCAAAAGCCAGCTCGGCAAACCTGAGATATCACAATTGTAGTACAACCCTAGTGAAACAACAATGGCACAACAAACCGCCATACTCCCATTCGGCACAAATGTATGGTCCCGGTCGTAGAATTACCAACAGATCTTCTTCTTTGGCAATTTGAACAAATCTTCGTATATTCATAAAATCCGAAAAGTCATTTCCTCCCTGTCCAAAATCAAACTCTCCCATTCGGGGTTCGTGCAGATTCCACGAAACATAGGTTTCCACAGTATTTGCACCCATGGCTCGTAACTTTCTAAGTCGATCCCTCCATTGTTCGGGATGAACTCGGAAGTAATGGATCGCACCACTTACGATTCGAATGTATTTGCCATTGAGGgtgaattgtttattttccgCAACCAATCCGGTCGGTACAGATGTATCGGCGAAATACTCGTAGACCGTTTTTTCTTGCGATGAGACGCATAGGAACAGTGAAATCTACAGTGAATTTATCAACACATTCGTGAGCATTAAATGGTTTGAGATCTGCtggaaatttaccaaaaagaTCCATTTGCTTAAAGATGCTATTGAATACATTATCGTACTTCTAATGCTAGTGGTGGACTGAATCATTATTTGATTGTGTCGAGCTGATTGAGGTTAATTACCGCATCGAATTATTTTATCTCAATTGTTATGAAAAAGATGATTCGATAAGCTAAAAGTAGTACAAGATCGCAATGGACGATTAGATACGAAGAATATTCCAAACGTAACGTAATTTTCTATCAATAAAATGAGATTATCCAATTTATAACCATGACCTTAAGTTTTCTTATTGTTCGCTTGGGTCTTCAAATTTTTACGTACTAACTCGACATTAAATCATAAAATGTAGCGTCCATACCAAGAAGTACAgtgtcatttgttatcgacaacgacagcaagaataaacgacaagctctgacttaTCAGtacttatatagcaaaaagcatgttcaaaacaaatgaagtaaaagatttctgaaatcaatctgagacaatcttcgatcaaatgaagtaatagtttgaatagtaaaactgttaatatgcttacCGTCTTTGACAGGTTAACTATTGAagcattttgtgtttgttagGAACGCTGGGTCTGTgacttttttaatgaatttttcttgCCGACATGGCTGTACTGGTCTTGTGTAAGAAGAACATCTATACGCTATATTTGAGTGTCTACGACCCGACTCAAAAGATGTCttctgaaaaattttaccattgaaaactatttatttcgATAATGAAGGATCACGTCAACGATAAATGAGTGAAGTAAGTGAAGTAGCGACATTTATTAACACATCGGCTATACTCTATCGTACAAGAAGACCTTAAACGTAGCATGGGTCAGCGAGCAAACTCAATAATATTAAACGGTCTAATCGCTTTTATTATatcatttaattatttaaatactGTAAAACGGACAGTGAACTAATTAGTGTTGACAAAAcaaatatacaaaatgaaaGCAACGCTCCACAGCTTGATAAACGATCCAAATGAGACCAAGGATGGACTAGAATTGGgctcgtcgtcgtcgtcgtcatcGTCATCGTCGTCGTCTTTAGCTATTGGGCCTAGGTCTGGAGcatcagagaatgtcatttgCGTTCCAACTTCGTACTGCTCGAAAATTGTTATCTGGGGGGAGGGGGGACGCATGTAATACAGACGTCAATTCAGCTCAATctcaaattattcaaataatttcgtaCCTGATTTTCCCCGGTACGCAGTAGCGGTGCTGGAATGTAAAGTGTCTGTTGTGGACCAACTTTCCAGTATCGTCCAATGTTGAAGCCATTCACGAATACTACTCCCTTATGCCATGTTCTCATGTCGATGAATGTATCGGCAGGGCTACCAGTTATAGTTAGAGTGGATTGAACCAAGCACGGTGCTTTCAAGCTGTCCATGCTAACTACATTTCTCCAACCTTGTAGTCTACAGAGGAAGCAATTTAGTCGTACTGAATTACATCGATATCGTCTCGACTTACCCTCGTACCCAATCCCCAGTGAATTCTAAAGCAATGTGTTCAATATCTGTTACCTCCTCTCCATTAAGTTCGATCTTAGAGCCTTTCACTGCTGATAGCCCTTTCTGGTGATGAATGTCGTCTTCTCGGAACCAATTAGATCGAGCTATTATTTCGATCATCAGGTCAAGCGTATGCTCGCCATTCGCACCAACATCCAAAGAAATCTCTCGGTCATTGTTCCACCAGTAAACAGGCTGGGCGCTTGTAAAGCCTGTATCAACAAGGGTGTCGTCAATCAATAGTTGGGCGACATCTTGTGGTTTTGATCCCTACAATAAGTTTTGGCACGTTGACctcaaaagtttcaaatttggttgacTGCTATGCTTACTTTGTAAATGTCACCGTTGCTGACATTGGCCACCTTCCTGTAAATGATATATCCAAAGTTCTGACCGCTATTGTTATTGATGGGCAATTCTTCCATTGATACTGCATTCGTGAGCTGGGCTCTACTACTTGCTGGTACTCTTTGAACGATGTCATTGTACGTCAAATACCTCTGTGGAGTTAGAGTGGGATACGCAATTTTTGTGCTCTCGGAAGGCCGGTTTGGTCGACGTAGTTTTGGATTTTCATACTTTTCAATTAAGGTCGCGGCCAAGTCGTACTTCTTTGTGTAATCACCCGCCTCACTAAGTGTAGCGTCATAATCTTAGAATTAAAAACTTCATGTAACCGTTTTGAGTCAGCCATTCGTGAAAAACTCTTTACCGTAGCTCGTAATGTCAGCTTTTGCTACAGGATATTCGCCACTCCAGTCTGTACCACCACCAGCTGTGAAACCATAGTTAACACCACCGTGGAAAACATAAAAGTTCACGGAGCCATTGTATTTGTCGAAGAGAATCTCGAGGTTGTCGTGGAATTCTTTACAAAAAATGGAGACTCATCAATTTAAAGCGATTTTATTAATACCAGAGAGCATACGCTTAGAAGGGTTTGTTCCTTGCTCTTCCTCTAACCAAGTAGTAAACCATCCCGTCCAGTACTCCATTGCCATGACAGGTTTGTCTGGCTGCACGCTCAGCAAATCAGTTAAAATTGAATCCGCATTTTCTTTAAAGTTTGCCGTCTGTAGCAATCCTGGTAGAGTACCTCCATTGCAACCAGAATTAAAACAGTTGTCCGATGTAAAATACAAACAGTCAAGGCCATTGTCGATAAAGGCTTGCCGAATAAACTCCAGATATTCTGTACTTTTTGGAAGGAATGAGTTGTACTCGTTTTCAATCTGAAAATAACAATTCGTCGAAATGACTAATTTTcgtagaaaattttttaaaattcgtaCTTGGGCAGCTATGATAGATCCTCCACGTGTGAATTGTAGATCAACGAGTTGACTGAGTAGTGCATCGAGATACAATTTCACACGTTGCAGGAATGGTCCGTAGTTTGTGCGAACTCTCATATTCGGATCCCTTGAAAGCCAACTCGGGAAACCTGAGATGATACAATTGTAAAAGAACCCTAGTGAAACAACAATGGCACAACAAACCGCCATACTCCCATTCGGCACAAATGTATGGACCCGGTCGTAGAATTACCAACAGATCTTCTTCTTTGGCAATTTGAACAAATCTTCGTATATTCATAAAATCCGAAAAGTCATTTCCTCCCTGTCCAAAATCAAACTCTCCCATTCGGGGCTCGTGCAGATTCCACGAAACATAGGTTTCCACAGTATTTGCACCCATGGCTCGTAACTTTCTAAGTCGATCCCTCCATTGTTCGGGATGAACTCGGAAGTAATGGATGGCACCACTTACTATCCGAATGTATTTGCCATTGAGGgtgaattgtttattttccgCAACCAATCCGGTCGGTACAGATGTATCGGCGAAATACTCGTAGACCGTTTTTTCTTGCGATGAGACGCATAGGAACAGTGAAATCTACAGGGAATTTATCAATACATTCGTAAGCGTTTTTAAATGTCTGAAATCTGTtgtaaatttaccaaaaagaTCCACTTGCTTAAAGATGCTATTGAGTGCATTGTCGTACTTCTACTATTAGTGGTGGACTGAATCATTATTTGTGGTCGTGTTGTGCTGAATTACCACTTCGAATAATTATCTAAATTGTTATGAAAAAGTTGATTCGATAAGCTGAAAGTGGTCCAAGATCTCAGTGGGCGATTAGATACGAAGAATATTCCAAACGTAATTTCCTATCGTTAAGTAAAATGTACTCGTAAAATTAGTAAGTATTAGCAACATAaggtaagttttttttctgtcacGATTGGGtcgtgaaattttattgtgttaGTCATATATTGAATATATTATAAAACCAGCTATTTCCACAGCTAATTCACTAAATGCAGCTGAATTCAATCCGAAGGAAGTGTGGAAAGAATCTTGGGAAAGAAACGGCATCGGCACCGAACTGTTCAACTTCGGCACACATACATCCAAATCCAAAGAATTCCACCTGCCTCGCAAAATATGGTGCAACCTAAACAGATTGCGAACTGGTCACGGGCGTTGCAACGACATGcttttcaaatggaaaatgacCGACAGCCCTAGCTGCCAATGCGGAAGCGAACGACAAACTATGATGCATATACTGCACGACTGCCCCATTCTCAAATACCACGGCGAAACCGGAACCATTTCCTCACTGACTACAAGTGCATTAGACTGGCTCGGTTCGCTGGACCTATAAAACGAATAGACTGTGATTTGAACTCGTGATAtttttcttctcgttttctttttttttttttatgtctgtgattttgtaatttataatttattgacTTCACTTGTAAACATGTAACTGAGCTCATACCAtacgataaataaatgaatatatTATATTCGTACCCATGCATTCAATTACGCTCGATGTTATGTGTGTTTATGCCGCTCAGCATCATTATATTCAAAATCTGCAAACTTTAGAcacctctgtggcataaaccgttgtatgcaactcgatgcAAAGTACTTAATTAGGTCCACGATGTGTatttatgacacgaggcctaaaaaagtactttgcacctcgattgcataaataactattggtTACCTGTAGTTTattaaaatagttgaaaaaggAATCAAGGAATGgtatttactttactagtgacgtaatgtggcctttccctaACTAGTGAAAACCCTTTCCCTCaatcgtaaagtaaaacgccatactttacacgtgaaataatttgatatctcgtatccagatgagtaaaagtatccgagggcttcagcccgaattacttcactggtatagtaatgtactattactatTGTAACGTAACCAACTTCTGTACCAACTAATTTTCCTTGAAGCCTTTTTTAACCCTTCAAAGATGCCAAGCTTATCACCATTACAAATTATGGAATcaactacttcttttgataaaaatattttatttttcagattgaacctaaatcttttacttttagttttgcaataaattttgttgtataAGGCCACATTACGAAGAGCTCGACTCTTATTTTTGTTGCCGATAAATAACAGACGAATATTACGATTTTGTTGTATCTGATGGTTATCAACAAATTTTCGGAAGATAGAAaagaatagtattttacatgctacatgtgtcgaaaaccgtacttttcattttttaagcTAGTCCTTCGACGTCTtcagcatgtaatatatattacaaacttgtcacgaagaagtcgaggcttgccgagactgatagtgacaagtgtgtactctatttttatcacataagcgaaaacgaaacaacaacatagacctgaagtgtaatttttgaattaaacttctagtgaagtaattttgaga is a window of Bradysia coprophila strain Holo2 unplaced genomic scaffold, BU_Bcop_v1 contig_350, whole genome shotgun sequence DNA encoding:
- the LOC119080807 gene encoding FK506-binding protein 2-like produces the protein MLTRRRKMMRNFILCFGCIVLLGLIGEIHSARLQIKTTKQVECTTKSKHGDTLRIHYRGTLENGNEFDSSYKRGQPFVFKIGFGNVIKGWDQGLLDMCEGEKRRLTIPPELAYGETGFEGLIKPGATIIFDTELIQINGRDEL
- the LOC119080686 gene encoding beta-galactosidase-1-like protein 2 — protein: MIQSTTSIRSTIMYSIASLSKWIFLISLFLCVSSQEKTVYEYFADTSVPTGLVAENKQFTLNGKYIRIVSGAIHYFRVHPEQWRDRLRKLRAMGANTVETYVSWNLHEPRMGEFDFGQGGNDFSDFMNIRRFVQIAKEEDLLVILRPGPYICAEWEYGGLPSWLLRDPDMRVRTNYEPFLQRVKLYIDGLLSQLVDLQFTRGGSIIAAQIENEYNSFYPKSSAYLEFIRQAFIDNGLDCLYFTSDNYFSPSEGSLPGLLQTANFKENPDSILADLVKVQPDKPVMAMEYWTGWFTLWLQEEQGTNPSKQFHDNLEILFDKYNGSVNFYVFHGGTNFGFTAGGSSDWSGEFPVANADITSYDYDAPLSEAGDYTKKYDLAAALIEKYENPKLRRPNRPSESTKTAYSTLTPQRYLTYSDIVERVPPNSRIQLTNAVSMEQLPINNNSGQSFGYIIYRKVVNVSNGDIYKASKPQDVAQLLIDDNLVDTGFTSAKPAYWRNNDREIALDVSANGEHTLDLMIEIIARSNWFQGDDIYHQKGLSAVKGSKIELNGEQVTDIEHIALEFTGDWVRGLQGWRNVVSMDSLKAPCLVQSTLTITGSPADTFIDMRDWHKGVVFVNGFNIGRYWKVGPQQTLYIPAPLLRTGENQITIFEQYEVGTQIVFSDAPDLGPIAKDDDDDEPNSSPSLVSFGSFTMKLCTVAFIWFTCFVNSH
- the LOC119080685 gene encoding beta-galactosidase-1-like protein 2 isoform X1, whose amino-acid sequence is MIQSTTNSRSTTMHSIASLSKWIFLISLFLCVSSQEKTVYEYFADTSVPTGLVAENKQFTLNGKYIRIVSGAIHYFRVHPEQWRDRLRKLRAMGANTVETYVSWNLHEPRMGEFDFGQGGNDFSDFMNIRRFVQIAKEEDLLVILRPGPYICAEWEYGGFPSWLSRDPNMRVRTNYGPFLQRVKLYLDALLSQLVDLQFTRGGSIIAAQIENEYNSFLPKSTEYLEFIRQAFIDNGLDCLYFTSDNCFNSGCNGGTLPGLLQTANFKENADSILTDLLSVQPDKPVMAMEYWTGWFTTWLEEEQGTNPSKQFHDNLEILFDKYNGSVNFYVFHGGVNYGFTAGGGTDWSGEYPVAKADITSYDYDATLSEAGDYTKKYDLAATLIEKYENPKLRRPNRPSESTKIAYPTLTPQRYLTYNDIVQRVPASSRAQLTNAVSMEELPINNNSGQNFGYIIYRKVANVSNGDIYKGSKPQDVAQLLIDDTLVDTGFTSAQPVYWWNNDREISLDVGANGEHTLDLMIEIIARSNWFREDDIHHQKGLSAVKGSKIELNGEEVTDIEHIALEFTGDWVRGLQGWRNVVSMDSLKAPCLVQSTLTITGSPADTFIDMRTWHKGVVFVNGFNIGRYWKVGPQQTLYIPAPLLRTGENQITIFEQYEVGTQMTFSDAPDLGPIAKDDDDDDDDDDDEPNSSPSLVSFGSFIKLWSVAFILYICFVNTN
- the LOC119080685 gene encoding beta-galactosidase-1-like protein 2 isoform X2; protein product: MIQSTTNSRSTTMHSIASLSKWIFLISLFLCVSSQEKTVYEYFADTSVPTGLVAENKQFTLNGKYIRIVSGAIHYFRVHPEQWRDRLRKLRAMGANTVETYVSWNLHEPRMGEFDFGQGGNDFSDFMNIRRFVQIAKEEDLLVILRPGPYICAEWEYGGFPSWLSRDPNMRVRTNYGPFLQRVKLYLDALLSQLVDLQFTRGGSIIAAQIENEYNSFLPKSTEYLEFIRQAFIDNGLDCLYFTSDNCFNSGCNGGTLPGLLQTANFKENADSILTDLLSVQPDKPVMAMEYWTGWFTTWLEEEQGTNPSKQFHDNLEILFDKYNGSVNFYVFHGGVNYGFTAGGGTDWSGEYPVAKADITSYDYDATLSEAGDYTKKYDLAATLIEKYENPKLRRPNRPSESTKIAYPTLTPQRYLTYNDIVQRVPASSRAQLTNAVSMEELPINNNSGQNFGYIIYRKVANVSNGDIYKGSKPQDVAQLLIDDTLVDTGFTSAQPVYWWNNDREISLDVGANGEHTLDLMIEIIARSNWFREDDIHHQKGLSAVKGSKIELNGEEVTDIEHIALEFTGDWVRGLQGWRNVVSMDSLKAPCLVQSTLTITGSPADTFIDMRTWHKGVVFVNGFNIGRYWKVGPQQTLYIPAPLLRTGENQITIFEQYEVGTQMTFSDAPDLGPIAKDDDDDDDDDDDEPNSSPSLVSFGSFIKLWSVAFILYICFVNTH